CCCGATCCGAAAGATGTTCGACCGGCGTGGTCGTCCGTGATGAATCCACGGCTCGGCGCTGCCCTGGCCAGTTACGGCGCATTAACCGGTTGCCTGGCATTGATTGCGACCGTCGAGCCGCTTCGGGAAACCCTGCAGCGCGTTGTGCTGCGCATCAGATTTCCAGAAGTCGAAACAACAAGCGGATTTGTGACCCAAGCAGGCTTCGGACAAATCATCTATCCTCTTGCTCATCCTGGAACAGCGATCCTGCTCGTCGCCGGAGTCAGTTATCTGATCTGCCGCAACAAAGGGTTGTACGCCAAGGGAAGTGGCCGTAAGGCGGTAGCGGCCACATGGAAATCTGCGCTACCGGCGACCATTGGCATTGTGACGATGGTTGGTCTCTCGACATCGATGGAACACACGGGCATGATACAATTGCTCGCCAGGACTCTAGGCGATATTTTCGACCACACGTTTCCTGTCGTGGCCCCGTTTGTCGGCATTTTGGGTGCCTTTGCCACCGGCAGTAACAACAATTCGAACGTGCTATTTGCGCAGCTGCAGCAGACGATCGCGGTGTTGCTCGGGATTGCTCCTGGCGTCCTGATCGCGGCTCAAACAAGTGGCGGCGCCCTCGGAAGCATGATTGCACCCGCCAAAATTGTCGTTGGCTGCGCAACGGTTGGCTCGAATGGAAAAGAAGGGGACGTCCTACGCCTGACACTTCCCTACAGTATTTTGATCGGGCTGGCTGTCGGGCTATTGGCCCTGGCCCTCTCCTTTCGTCCTTAGCAGCACCGCGCACGTCTTGGGTGGGCGGTCCTTGAAAACATGAGGTATCCTGGCGGCACGTTGAGCGGAGGGGATAAGTTTCGGTCGCATGATGTGTAAAGTCCCCAAAGTTAGTACCACCCAAAAGTGGAAACTCAGCTTGGGTTTTCAGCAGCAGCCAAGGCGTTCGGCGTAGTGCCACCTAAAGCTGCATGCGGTCGTTCGGCGTTGTACTCTTCGAGCCAGCTATCGGTGATCATCCGCACCTCCTCGAGGGTGTCAAACAGATAGGCGTCCAACACATCTTCGCGGAAGGTGCGATTGAAGCGCTCGATATCGGCATTCTGGGCGGGCT
This sequence is a window from Aggregatilinea lenta. Protein-coding genes within it:
- a CDS encoding integrase core domain-containing protein, producing the protein MAAWATDHHLLWDFIEPGKPAQNADIERFNRTFREDVLDAYLFDTLEEVRMITDSWLEEYNAERPHAALGGTTPNALAAAENPS